AACGACCAGCAGAGAAAGGTGTCCGCCGGTCTGGAAACCAATATGGTACAATAGTCCATATCTTTAGACACAGTTTTTTGGAGGAGGCGTTGCAGTTGCAGCAGCAGGGACAGATGATGCAGTCCGTCATCATGATCGTGGTAATGATCGCCATTTTCTACTTTCTTCTCATTCGTCCGCAGAAGAAGCGCCAGAAGAAGCACGACGAGATGCTTCAGTCGATCAAGCGCGGCGACGTGGTCATCACGGCCGGCGGCTTCTGGGGAACGGTTCGTGACTTCAAGGACGACAGCCTGATCATCGAGATCGCCTCAGGCGTCAAGGCGAAGGTCATGAAGAGCTCCATTTCCGCTCGGGTGAACGAAGTTTCCTCGTCCGCGGAGGAAAAGCCGGCAGAACAGAAGCCGGCCGAGGAGCCGAAGGCAGCGGAAGAAACGGCAGAGGATAAAAAGACCGACTGACGTTTTGGGGACTGAGCGACTGGGGGATCCCGTCGCTCTTTTTGTGTGACTCGCTCCGGCGAGTTCGTCTGTACATTGTCCCTTCAGGAGGAGTTTATATATGCAGAAAAAAGATCGCTGGCGCCTGATCTTTGTGCTCGTTGTTCTGGCCGTGGCCGCGTACTTCGTGTTCCCCCTCCGCGGTCGGATCAAACTGGGCCTTGACCTATCAGGCGGCGTAAATATCGTTTTGAAGGCAGTTCCTCAGCCCGGCACGGAGCTGGGAACAGATTCAATCGACCGTCTGCTCGTTGTCCTGCGCAACCGAATCGACCAGTACGGCGTGACCGAGCCGCTGATGCAGCGGCAGGGAGCCGATCGGGTCGTCGTCGAGCTGCCGGGCGTGGATAACCCGGAGGCGGCACTGAACCTTATCGGCAAGACGGCCCTGCTGGAATTTCGGCAGGTCATCGACAGCACCCGCCCTCTTCCCCCGCAGGCAAAACGGGAGAACTACGACTCTGATGCGGAGTTCCAAGAGGCTGTAGCTCGCTGGAACGCCTACCGGGACCAGCAGGAAGCCCTGAAGGCGTCCATGGAGGCCAAGGCTAAGAGCGAAGGCGGCAACTCGATTGCCACCGACGAGGACGGAGCTATCTATCAGCTCGGCGCTACTTACTTAACGGGCAAGGACCTGAAGAACGCCGGCGTGGATTACGACAGCTTGGGCCGTCCCGTGGTGTCGCTGGAGTTCAACGACAAGGGCACTGACCTGTTTGACAAGGCTACGGCCGACAACGTGGGCAAGCAGATTGCCATGGTTCTGGACGGTCGGGTCATCTCGGCGCCTCGGGTCAACGAGCGCATTTCCGGCGGCCGGGCTCAGATCTCCGGGCGCTTTACCCCTGATGACGCCCGCGGCTTGGCAATCATGCTGCGCGCCGGCGCCCTGCCGGTTGGCGTCGAAGTCCTTGAGAACCGTTCAGTCGGCCCGTCCTTGGGTAGCGACTCGATCCGCGACGGCCAGTTCGCCGGGCTGGTGGGCATCGCCGCCGTGTTCATCTACATGATCGTCTTTTACCGCGTGCTCGGCGTGACGGCAGACATCTCGCTCTGCACAACCATGCTGCTGCTGTTCGCCATGCTCATCGGCTTTAAGGCCACCTTGACGCTGCCGGGCGTGGCGGGGATCGTGCTCACCGTCGGGATGGCGGTTGACAGCAACATCCTGATCTTTGAGCGAATGAAGGAAGAGACGGCGCTTGGCCGTTCGCTTCACGCCGTCATTACCGCCGGGTTCAGCAAGGCCCTGTCCACGATTCTCGACGCGAACATCACCACGGTCATCGCCGCGGCGGTCCTGTTCCACTACGGCAGCGGGCCCCTTCGGGGCTTTGCCCTGACCCTGACCATCGGTATTGTGGCCAGCCTGTTCAGCGCGCTGGGCGTGAACCGAGTGCTGCTTCAACTGATGGTGGATTACACCAAGTTGCCCATCATTGGGCGGCGGAAGGAGGTCAACGCATGAAAAAGCCGTTTGCCTTCCCGTTCATGAAGTACCGCAAGTTCTTTATCGCTCTCGCCTGCGTGATGGCGGTCACCGGAGCGCTGCTCGTCCTGTGTATCGGCTTCAACAAGGGCATTGACTTCACCGGCGGCAACCTGCTTCAAGTGGAATTTTCCGACCCGATTTCGGTCGGGGCGGTTCGGGCAGAGCTGGCAAAGGAAGGTTATGCTCGGGCGACCATTCAGGCGTTCAGCGACCGGGGCGTGAATATTCGCTTTCAGGGCACCGAAGAGGGGGCTGACGATCAGGCCCTTCGTGACAGCCTGATGGCCGCGCTGGACAAAATCCAGGCGGGCAAAGTGAAACTGCTCAGCTTTGAGATGGTCGGTCCCACCGTCGGCGGAGAGCTGACCCATCAGGCGGTTCTGGCGACGACGTTGGCGCTGATCGGCATTCTGATTTACGTCGCGTTCCGGTTCCAGTTCCGTTTCGCCGTCGTCAGCGTCCTCGCCCTAGTTCACGATACCATGATCGTCTTAGGATTCTTCTGTTTGTTTCATCGGGAGATCGCGATGCCGTTTATCGCAGCCATTCTCACCACGGTTGGCTACTCGCTGAACGACACGATCGTTATCATGGACCGGGTCAGAGAGAACTGGAAGCAGCGACGGACGATCGGCATGGCGGCACTGATGGACAACTCGATCAACCAGACCTTGGGGCGGACGGTCAACACGACGGTTACCACTTTCATGCCGGTTCTGGCGTTCTACCTGCTGGGCGGTCCGGTGCTCGCCAACTTCTCGTTGGCCCTGATGATCGGCATCATCGCCGGTACGTTCAGCTCGCTGTGCTTCACCACGTCGGCGCTGGTCTTCTGGTACGACAAGTACCCGGTGAAAGATAGTTAGCGCGCTCAGGCCGCCCTCGTCCGAGGGCGGCCTTTTTGTTTCCCTCTGCGGTGTCTTTGTCTTCGCGGGACGGCGACGTTCCGCTGGGTGGACGTCTGGGGCCGGTTTGGTATAATACTTCTTGTCGAAAGTCCTCGGACGGATGGGCCGGGCTGGCTTTCGACGATCAGCCCGGGTGACGGAATGGTAGACGTTGGGGACTTAAAATCCCCTGCCTTTGGGCGTGCGGGTTCGATTCCCGCCCCGGGCACCAGAGGCGTTCGGTCCTGTGCATGTTCAATGCACAGGACTTCTTTTTATGAATTGGTTGGGCAGGTGCCGCGTTGAAAACCGTTCAACTGAGATTGATGAGGAGTCCTTTATGAGGGAGGGATCAAAGCAGCTTCGTATCAAAACAAAAAGCGGCCCCTCACGGTTTTAACCGTGAAGGGCCGCTGATGTTTAAGGACGCCTTTGGTGAGAGACTGACTTTTGAACCGTTTGAAACTAGCGGTCCAAGCGCTCCAAGCCGTCAGGACTGTCCGCGTCGTTGGGCGTTTTCTTCCGCGCCGGCGAGGCGGTCTCCCAAGCGAGCCGAGCGAACGCGACGGCGGGGAAAAGGGGCGCGACTGCCAGCCATGGGGCGATCGTCCACAGCGCGGCGGCCAGCGCCAGCAAAAAGGCCAAGGCGACAGCCCAAAAGATGATCTGACTTCGGCGCCCGCCGGCCGGCCTCAGGGCGACGAAGCCACAGGCGGGCATAAGAACGGCTAAGGCAAGCAATGCGGCGGACAAGATTCGGTGTTCGGCGATCCAGCTCATGGGTCCTCCTGTGTCTGGTTCTTGACAGGGTCTGCCCCCGTGATAGTATAAAAGACGCCCCGAAACCGGGGCTTTTCTTATCATATCACACCCGCGCTGACCGCACGGGGATGCGAGGTGGCCGAATGAACCGACCGAGTGCGCTGATACTGGCGGCCGGCAAGGGAACGCGGATGAAGAGCCGTCGTCCGAAGGTGATGCAGACGCTGCTGGGCGAGCCGATGCTGTATTACGTCTTGAGCGCCCTGCGCGACGCGGGAGTTTCCGACGTCTCTGTTGTCGTCGGCTACGAGGGCGAATGTGTCGCGTCGTGGCTGCAAAAGTTCTGGCCGTCCGCGTCGGTCGTCTGGCAAAAAGAGCAGCTCGGCACAGGACACGCCGTGATGATGGCGTCCGACTGGCTGTCAAGCCGGGGTGACGTGGTCGTCGTCAACGGTGACATGCCGATGGTGACGGGCGATGACTTCGTCCGGTTCTTCGACGGTTCGGACGCCGATTGGTCGTTTGTGACGACTCAGCTGGCCGATCCGACCGGCTACGGGCGGGTGATCCGCTCTGGCAGTTCGGTGAAGATCGTGGAGCAGAAGGACGCTTCGCCTCAGGAGCTGGCCTGCAGCGAAATCAACGTGGGAATCTACCGGGCCAGCGGAAGCGATTTTCTGGCCGGGCTGGCGTCCCTTCGGCCGAACAACAGCCAGAAAGAGTATTACATCGTCGACCTCATCTCGTGGGCCTTGTCTCAGGGCCGATCGGTTCAGCCGGTGCTCCTTCCGCCGGAGAACCTGTGCGGCGTCAACGACCCGATGGAGCTTGCCCGGCTGAACGGGCTGATGAGAGATCGGGTGAACCGCCGCTGGATGGCCCAAGGGGCGAAGCTGGCCGAACCGCTCACGACGTGGATTTCGCCGGCATCGTCATTTGAAGGTGAAGTGACTCTCGCGCCGAACGTTCAGCTGTGGGGAGAAACGGAGCTGGGCGACGGCTGTGAGCTCGGAACCGGGACTGTGCTGACGAACTGCCGGCTCGGCAAGCGGGTCATCTGCCGTCCCTACGTGGTCGCTCAGGACTCGCAGGCCGCCGATGACGCGGTTTTAGGGCCGTTCTGTTTCCTTCGGGAGGGCTCGCAGCTGGCTCAAAAAGCGCTGGTCGGTCGGTTTGTGGAGCTCAAAAAGACCTGTGTCGGCGAGGGGAGCAAGGTGCCTCACCTGACATATTTGGGCGACACGACGGTCGGAAGCGGTTCCAACATCGGGGCTGCCACAGTCACTTGCAACTATGACGGGGCGAAAAAGCACCCGACCGTCATCGGAAACAGGTGTTTCATCGGCAGCGACACCATGCTGGTCGCGCCCGTCACGGTTGAGGACGGAGCGACGACGGCCGCCGG
This is a stretch of genomic DNA from Jonquetella anthropi DSM 22815. It encodes these proteins:
- the yajC gene encoding preprotein translocase subunit YajC yields the protein MQQQGQMMQSVIMIVVMIAIFYFLLIRPQKKRQKKHDEMLQSIKRGDVVITAGGFWGTVRDFKDDSLIIEIASGVKAKVMKSSISARVNEVSSSAEEKPAEQKPAEEPKAAEETAEDKKTD
- the secD gene encoding protein translocase subunit SecD; this translates as MQKKDRWRLIFVLVVLAVAAYFVFPLRGRIKLGLDLSGGVNIVLKAVPQPGTELGTDSIDRLLVVLRNRIDQYGVTEPLMQRQGADRVVVELPGVDNPEAALNLIGKTALLEFRQVIDSTRPLPPQAKRENYDSDAEFQEAVARWNAYRDQQEALKASMEAKAKSEGGNSIATDEDGAIYQLGATYLTGKDLKNAGVDYDSLGRPVVSLEFNDKGTDLFDKATADNVGKQIAMVLDGRVISAPRVNERISGGRAQISGRFTPDDARGLAIMLRAGALPVGVEVLENRSVGPSLGSDSIRDGQFAGLVGIAAVFIYMIVFYRVLGVTADISLCTTMLLLFAMLIGFKATLTLPGVAGIVLTVGMAVDSNILIFERMKEETALGRSLHAVITAGFSKALSTILDANITTVIAAAVLFHYGSGPLRGFALTLTIGIVASLFSALGVNRVLLQLMVDYTKLPIIGRRKEVNA
- the secF gene encoding protein translocase subunit SecF; protein product: MKKPFAFPFMKYRKFFIALACVMAVTGALLVLCIGFNKGIDFTGGNLLQVEFSDPISVGAVRAELAKEGYARATIQAFSDRGVNIRFQGTEEGADDQALRDSLMAALDKIQAGKVKLLSFEMVGPTVGGELTHQAVLATTLALIGILIYVAFRFQFRFAVVSVLALVHDTMIVLGFFCLFHREIAMPFIAAILTTVGYSLNDTIVIMDRVRENWKQRRTIGMAALMDNSINQTLGRTVNTTVTTFMPVLAFYLLGGPVLANFSLALMIGIIAGTFSSLCFTTSALVFWYDKYPVKDS
- the glmU gene encoding bifunctional UDP-N-acetylglucosamine diphosphorylase/glucosamine-1-phosphate N-acetyltransferase GlmU; the protein is MNRPSALILAAGKGTRMKSRRPKVMQTLLGEPMLYYVLSALRDAGVSDVSVVVGYEGECVASWLQKFWPSASVVWQKEQLGTGHAVMMASDWLSSRGDVVVVNGDMPMVTGDDFVRFFDGSDADWSFVTTQLADPTGYGRVIRSGSSVKIVEQKDASPQELACSEINVGIYRASGSDFLAGLASLRPNNSQKEYYIVDLISWALSQGRSVQPVLLPPENLCGVNDPMELARLNGLMRDRVNRRWMAQGAKLAEPLTTWISPASSFEGEVTLAPNVQLWGETELGDGCELGTGTVLTNCRLGKRVICRPYVVAQDSQAADDAVLGPFCFLREGSQLAQKALVGRFVELKKTCVGEGSKVPHLTYLGDTTVGSGSNIGAATVTCNYDGAKKHPTVIGNRCFIGSDTMLVAPVTVEDGATTAAGSVITSDVPADSLGIGRSRQVNIKGWRKQQKPHSDERKA